A genome region from Hymenobacter tibetensis includes the following:
- the metF gene encoding methylenetetrahydrofolate reductase [NAD(P)H] has translation MKVTDHITRANGKTLFSFEVLPPKKGENIQNLFSNIEPLMEFKPPFIDVTYHREEYVYRQHPNGFLEKKTVRKRPGTVGICAAIKNRFDVDTVPHLICGGFSKEETENALIDLHFLGIDSVLALRGDPIKSEGTFKPHEDGHAYASDLIGQVADLNKGEYLDEKQDDTWATNFCIGTAGYPEKHFEAPNYGADIRYLRHKVDRGAEYIVTQMFFDNEQFFKFEKSCREAGINVPIIPGLKPLTTKSQLTMLPRTFFLNLPEPLVEAIGQCRDNEAARQVGIEWCINQSKELMAHGVPSLHYYSMGKSESIRRVAKELF, from the coding sequence ATGAAAGTAACTGACCATATAACCCGTGCCAACGGCAAGACCCTGTTTTCCTTCGAGGTGCTGCCGCCAAAAAAGGGTGAAAATATCCAGAACCTGTTCAGCAACATCGAGCCGCTGATGGAGTTCAAGCCGCCGTTCATTGACGTTACGTACCACCGCGAGGAATACGTGTACCGGCAGCACCCGAACGGCTTCTTAGAGAAGAAAACAGTACGCAAGCGGCCCGGTACGGTAGGAATCTGCGCGGCCATCAAAAACCGCTTCGACGTGGATACGGTGCCGCACCTCATCTGCGGCGGCTTCTCGAAAGAGGAAACCGAAAACGCGCTTATCGACCTGCACTTCTTGGGCATCGACTCGGTGCTGGCGCTGCGCGGCGACCCTATCAAGTCGGAGGGCACCTTCAAGCCGCACGAAGATGGCCATGCTTACGCCAGCGACCTGATAGGCCAAGTAGCGGACCTCAACAAAGGCGAGTACCTAGACGAGAAGCAGGACGACACCTGGGCGACCAACTTCTGCATCGGTACGGCCGGCTACCCCGAAAAGCACTTTGAAGCGCCCAACTACGGCGCCGATATTCGCTACCTGCGCCACAAAGTGGACCGGGGCGCCGAGTACATCGTAACGCAGATGTTTTTCGACAACGAACAGTTTTTCAAGTTCGAGAAAAGCTGCCGCGAAGCCGGTATCAACGTGCCCATCATTCCGGGGTTGAAGCCCCTGACCACCAAGAGCCAGCTCACCATGCTGCCCCGGACGTTCTTTCTGAACCTACCCGAGCCGTTGGTGGAGGCCATCGGCCAGTGCCGCGACAACGAAGCGGCCCGCCAAGTTGGGATTGAGTGGTGCATCAACCAGAGTAAGGAATTGATGGCCCACGGTGTGCCGAGCCTGCACTACTACAGCATGGGCAAATCGGAGAGCATCCGGCGCGTGGCCAAGGAGCTGTTCTAG
- a CDS encoding tetratricopeptide repeat protein produces the protein MSTLDELFAHLREANTPTEIEMLQSGIWQIWLTTGQHVLDKHLEAGMRALAAGNYTQAIHDFTDLIELAPSYAEGWNKRATAYYLRGEYRASLDDIRETLRREPRHFGALSGWATMLRTLADDRGTLRVLTRLEQLCPHWPGLQSQLRDLRDQLGSSG, from the coding sequence ATGTCCACTCTCGATGAGCTGTTTGCGCATCTGCGGGAAGCCAATACTCCCACTGAAATAGAAATGTTGCAAAGTGGTATCTGGCAGATCTGGCTCACCACCGGGCAGCACGTCCTGGATAAGCATCTTGAAGCCGGTATGCGGGCGCTGGCCGCCGGCAACTACACGCAGGCCATCCATGATTTCACGGATTTAATTGAGTTGGCGCCAAGCTACGCGGAAGGGTGGAACAAGCGAGCCACTGCGTATTACCTACGCGGCGAATACCGAGCTTCTCTGGACGACATCCGCGAGACGCTACGCCGCGAACCACGGCACTTCGGCGCCTTATCGGGGTGGGCCACCATGCTCCGCACCCTGGCCGATGACCGAGGCACCCTGCGGGTATTAACGCGCCTAGAGCAATTATGCCCGCACTGGCCGGGGCTGCAAAGCCAGCTACGAGACCTGCGCGACCAGCTAGGCAGCTCCGGCTAG
- a CDS encoding N-acetylmuramoyl-L-alanine amidase has protein sequence MLKRVLYVVWVLLAGSAGHLLGLPANAQSPVPLISSFETVPAANQWLSPGDQLHVRLIGQPGAQVTFLNGQRLVELPPVQGKSGIYQGTYVVQPGDTLHDRPLEVQLLTPDSVLEVAYSKNSVRFMDPAMPQLAVTRSALSYLNYGLGEDRLGGAKMGYLDSLVVLHLTGRVGNQYRVQLAASQQAWVPEEVVRLLPPGGFVPASLTGSWSVQGDSLYDYVRIPLTAKLPYRAQLLQNPTRLVVDVFGATSNTNWITQRAGVQELGAVYYEQPQPDVFRVVLPLRHRQSWGYHIRYQANTLVVQVTRPPAKLRLRGLVVAVDAGHGGTNVGAAGASGAREKDLTLAIAQKLRRELEQAGARVVMTREADVSMEISERVLLLRRQRPALLVSVHVNSASNTAVQGTSAFYRYVAFRPLAAALYQQMQATGLAGWGLVGNFNFGLNGPTEYPNALVETAFVSNPADEQQLISPASQQQMAEAITRGVKDFLKETRADGLRGWLGKKPALEAK, from the coding sequence ATGTTGAAGCGCGTTTTATATGTTGTGTGGGTGCTATTGGCTGGTAGCGCCGGGCATTTGCTGGGCTTGCCAGCAAATGCCCAATCTCCAGTTCCTCTCATTTCCTCGTTTGAAACTGTGCCAGCGGCCAACCAATGGCTAAGTCCCGGCGACCAGCTGCACGTGCGCCTTATAGGGCAGCCAGGAGCTCAAGTCACCTTTCTGAACGGACAACGCTTGGTGGAGCTACCGCCAGTGCAAGGCAAATCCGGCATCTACCAGGGCACCTACGTGGTACAACCCGGCGACACCCTCCACGACCGGCCTCTTGAAGTGCAGCTTCTTACACCAGACAGCGTGCTGGAAGTGGCCTATAGCAAGAACAGCGTACGGTTTATGGACCCCGCGATGCCCCAATTGGCTGTAACACGGAGTGCGCTATCCTACCTGAACTACGGCCTGGGCGAAGACCGATTGGGCGGTGCCAAAATGGGCTACCTCGACTCGTTGGTTGTGCTGCACCTCACGGGCCGGGTTGGCAACCAGTACCGGGTGCAGCTAGCGGCTAGCCAACAGGCCTGGGTGCCGGAAGAAGTGGTGCGGTTGCTGCCACCCGGGGGCTTCGTGCCGGCTTCGCTCACCGGTTCCTGGAGCGTACAAGGCGACTCGCTCTACGATTATGTGCGCATACCACTTACTGCCAAGCTGCCCTACCGCGCGCAACTACTGCAAAACCCCACGCGGTTGGTGGTAGATGTGTTTGGCGCCACCTCCAATACCAACTGGATAACGCAACGGGCAGGGGTGCAAGAACTGGGCGCCGTGTACTACGAGCAGCCACAACCGGATGTGTTCCGGGTGGTGCTGCCCTTGCGTCATCGCCAGAGCTGGGGCTACCACATCCGGTATCAGGCCAACACGCTGGTAGTGCAAGTGACGCGGCCTCCCGCTAAGCTCCGCCTGCGGGGCTTGGTGGTTGCCGTTGATGCAGGTCATGGCGGTACCAACGTAGGCGCGGCCGGTGCCAGTGGTGCCCGCGAAAAAGACCTGACGCTAGCCATTGCGCAGAAGCTACGGCGAGAGTTGGAGCAAGCGGGCGCCCGGGTAGTGATGACGCGCGAAGCAGACGTTTCAATGGAAATCAGTGAGCGGGTGCTGTTGTTGCGGCGGCAGCGGCCCGCGTTGCTGGTCAGTGTTCACGTTAACTCAGCGAGCAACACCGCGGTGCAGGGTACCAGTGCGTTCTACCGGTACGTGGCGTTCCGGCCGCTAGCGGCGGCGCTCTATCAGCAGATGCAGGCAACCGGGCTGGCTGGTTGGGGACTGGTTGGGAATTTCAACTTCGGCCTCAACGGCCCCACCGAGTACCCCAATGCGCTGGTTGAAACGGCTTTTGTTTCCAACCCTGCTGATGAGCAGCAACTTATCAGCCCGGCCTCTCAGCAGCAAATGGCCGAGGCCATTACCCGCGGGGTGAAGGATTTTCTGAAGGAAACCAGGGCAGATGGATTGCGGGGCTGGCTAGGAAAAAAGCCGGCGCTGGAAGCTAAGTAG
- a CDS encoding PA14 domain-containing protein gives MLLLVGPLWAQQTPPLLGNGLRGQYYEGKNFEKLVLTRTDPAINFDWTLGPDGNRFVSPGPGVPGEFFSVRWTGYVYAPVTGVYTFHMATDDGMRVWLGGRNVLDSWTDQQATRYTVQRKLTAGRYYSLRVDYYQVRWSTRAMLAWQLPPQNTTSPPALAQNELDAIPRRYLYTSLPASAKPLVAAKSSVALVSSKSVGVIGIVPGTRPPKPTPMRLKPPTNVAEAVAASTVAAATAGVGLRATYFAGADRGAGVVTRIEPVVEVSWRNRPPVPGVPAQGFSVRWTGYLLAPESGVYVFHTEFDDAHDVTFASDNVLSMTHFNKEIFNATPVPLDFAQRLTAGRWYRVSLVYRQVEGASRAVFAWTRPSATNRDPVVVPQRYLYPDIPPSAPPVPVATPPVAAARQPRSPKVAPAPVVPRRPAVARAVAPVQRPRLAVRPVATDTLPDLRALSRGAAVTLPNLYFTQSTAVLLPTSRPTLNALAGMLRQQPTMRLEVAGHTDNVGDAALNLRLSEQRARVVRQYLIQQGIDSARLVAHGYGGTRPVADNRDPQQRPRNRRVEVVVQ, from the coding sequence TTGCTGCTACTGGTTGGCCCGCTCTGGGCTCAGCAGACACCGCCCCTCCTGGGCAATGGCCTGCGCGGGCAGTATTACGAAGGCAAGAACTTCGAGAAGCTGGTGCTTACCCGCACCGATCCTGCCATCAACTTTGACTGGACGCTCGGGCCGGATGGCAACCGTTTTGTATCGCCGGGGCCGGGAGTGCCGGGCGAGTTTTTTTCAGTGCGCTGGACTGGCTATGTCTACGCCCCCGTGACGGGCGTTTACACGTTTCACATGGCTACCGATGATGGCATGCGCGTGTGGCTTGGCGGCCGCAACGTGCTGGACTCCTGGACCGACCAGCAGGCGACGCGGTACACGGTGCAGAGAAAACTCACGGCGGGCCGCTACTATTCGCTGCGGGTAGACTATTACCAAGTGAGGTGGTCTACCCGGGCAATGCTAGCGTGGCAGCTACCACCCCAAAATACTACCTCGCCACCAGCACTAGCTCAAAACGAGTTGGACGCTATTCCGCGCCGCTACCTCTACACCTCCTTACCAGCGTCAGCCAAGCCGCTAGTGGCCGCCAAGTCGTCCGTAGCACTCGTTTCAAGTAAATCAGTCGGCGTGATTGGTATAGTACCGGGCACACGGCCTCCCAAGCCAACCCCGATGCGCCTCAAGCCGCCTACCAACGTAGCGGAAGCCGTTGCGGCCTCTACGGTAGCCGCTGCTACGGCGGGCGTGGGGCTGCGGGCCACGTACTTCGCGGGCGCTGATAGAGGAGCCGGCGTAGTGACCAGAATCGAGCCTGTGGTGGAAGTGTCTTGGCGAAACCGGCCTCCCGTGCCGGGGGTACCCGCCCAAGGCTTCAGTGTACGCTGGACGGGCTACCTGCTGGCGCCAGAATCCGGCGTGTATGTTTTCCATACAGAATTCGACGATGCCCACGACGTCACGTTTGCCAGCGACAATGTGTTGAGCATGACGCATTTCAATAAAGAGATTTTCAACGCAACGCCGGTACCCCTCGATTTTGCCCAGCGGCTGACGGCCGGCCGGTGGTATCGTGTCAGTTTGGTGTATCGCCAAGTGGAAGGGGCTTCGCGGGCTGTGTTTGCCTGGACCCGCCCCAGCGCCACAAACCGCGACCCTGTAGTGGTGCCCCAACGCTATCTGTACCCCGATATTCCGCCGTCAGCTCCACCCGTTCCTGTTGCTACGCCTCCAGTAGCGGCAGCACGCCAGCCCCGCTCGCCGAAAGTTGCTCCTGCACCAGTAGTGCCCCGGCGGCCAGCCGTGGCGCGGGCCGTGGCGCCGGTTCAGCGGCCACGCCTTGCGGTGCGCCCCGTTGCTACGGATACTCTGCCTGACCTTAGGGCGCTGAGCCGCGGAGCTGCTGTAACATTGCCTAACTTATACTTCACCCAAAGCACTGCGGTGCTGCTACCTACCTCACGCCCCACCCTGAATGCCTTGGCGGGCATGTTACGCCAGCAACCCACCATGCGCTTGGAAGTAGCAGGCCACACCGACAACGTAGGAGATGCCGCCCTCAACCTGCGCCTTTCCGAGCAACGAGCCCGCGTAGTGCGCCAATACTTAATACAGCAAGGCATCGACTCCGCGCGGCTGGTGGCCCACGGCTACGGCGGCACCCGGCCCGTGGCCGACAACCGCGACCCGCAACAACGACCTCGCAACCGGCGAGTGGAAGTGGTGGTGCAGTAG
- the metH gene encoding methionine synthase, which yields MKTHCPDSPLYDILQQRILVLDGAMGTMIQRHPLEEVDFRGTRFADHPKPLRGNNDLLSLTRPDIIKGIHAEYFAAGADMVETNTFSGTTIAQADYALEHIVYELNYESARLAKEAADEFTAQNPAKPRFVAGAIGPTNRTASLSPDVNRPGFRAVTFDELATAYHEQVRGLIDGGSDALLIETIFDTLNAKAALYAVQKFFDEGGRVVPVMISGTITDASGRTLSGQTVEAFWNSIRHLPLLSVGLNCALGADQLKVYVKELSRIADVHISAYPNAGLPNAFGGYDESAQEFAGVVESYLSDRLVTVVGGCCGTTPQHIAELAKLADKYEPRPLPEVVPATRLSGLEPFGITQESLFVNVGERCNVTGSRAFARLIRTGAYEQALQVARDQVEGGAQIIDVNMDEGMLDSEQAMTTFLNLIASEPDISRVPVMIDSSKWSVLEAGLKCVQGKSIVNSISLKEGEEVFKERARTVRQYGAAMVVMAFDENGQADSYEKRIEICKRSYDILVNEVGFPAEDIIFDPNILTVGTGMEEHRNYALDFIEAVRWIKQNLPGALTSGGVSNISFSYRGNDVVREAMHSAFLYHAIRAGLDMGIVNPSQLAVYDEVPKDLLELCEDVLLNRRPDATERLVDFAETVKQKDKVEVVADAWRSLPVQERLQHALVRGITEFIDQDTEEVRQQVGRPLEVIEGPLMSGMNVVGDLFGAGKMFLPQVVKSARVMKKAVAYLEPYLLADKQGSERQTAGKILLATVKGDVHDIGKNIVGVVLACNNFDIVDLGVMVPLERILDEAVKQEVDVIGLSGLITPSLDEMVYVAQEMERRGLKTPLLIGGATTSRLHAAVKIAPSYSGPIVHVNDASRSVGVAAGLLGSGQDEYARTVREEYRQLREDYAGRQRDKNYLTIEAARENGFKADWETTPIVKPTFLGTKALEDYDLAELATYIDWTPFFQTWELKGRYPRILTDENVGEAATQLFNDAQAMLKRIIDEKQLTARAVIGFWPANTVDYDTVQVFKDDSRTEVATEFFTLRQQSEKAAGVPNLAFSDFVAPVETGRQDYIGGFAVTAGIGIEKHLEKFEAEHDDYSSIMMKALADRLAEAFAERLHQRVREEFWGYDPAENLSNEDLIQEKYKGVRPAPGYPGCPDHTEKVTLFNLLDAENQTGIRLTENLAMYPASSVSGLYYAHPDSRYFGLGRIGADQVADIAQRKNMPLPELERWLMPNLNYEPTAVPVTAL from the coding sequence ATGAAAACGCACTGTCCCGACTCCCCCCTTTACGACATCCTGCAACAGCGCATTCTTGTGCTCGACGGAGCCATGGGCACCATGATTCAGCGGCATCCGCTGGAGGAGGTTGACTTTCGGGGCACTCGTTTCGCTGACCATCCCAAGCCACTGCGGGGCAACAACGACTTGCTCAGCCTGACCCGGCCCGATATCATTAAAGGCATCCACGCCGAGTATTTTGCGGCCGGGGCCGATATGGTGGAAACCAACACGTTCAGCGGCACCACCATTGCGCAGGCCGACTATGCGCTGGAGCATATTGTGTACGAGCTGAATTACGAATCAGCGCGCTTAGCCAAAGAAGCCGCCGACGAGTTTACGGCGCAGAACCCAGCTAAGCCCCGCTTCGTGGCCGGCGCTATTGGGCCCACCAACCGTACCGCTTCCCTTTCGCCGGACGTGAACCGCCCTGGCTTCCGCGCCGTGACCTTCGACGAGTTGGCTACCGCCTACCACGAGCAGGTGCGCGGCCTCATTGACGGCGGCTCCGACGCGTTGCTCATCGAAACCATCTTCGACACGCTCAACGCCAAGGCGGCTCTCTACGCGGTGCAGAAGTTCTTCGATGAAGGCGGCCGCGTGGTGCCCGTCATGATTTCGGGCACCATCACTGATGCTTCCGGCCGCACGCTGTCGGGGCAGACGGTAGAGGCGTTCTGGAACTCTATCCGCCACTTGCCGCTGCTAAGCGTGGGCCTGAACTGCGCCCTCGGCGCCGACCAGCTCAAGGTGTACGTGAAGGAATTGAGCCGCATTGCCGACGTGCACATTTCGGCTTACCCGAACGCCGGCCTCCCGAACGCCTTTGGTGGCTACGACGAGTCGGCGCAGGAGTTTGCGGGGGTGGTGGAAAGCTACCTCTCCGACCGGCTCGTGACGGTGGTAGGCGGCTGCTGCGGCACTACGCCCCAGCACATTGCCGAGCTGGCAAAGCTGGCTGATAAGTACGAGCCGCGCCCCTTGCCGGAAGTGGTGCCCGCCACGCGCCTGAGCGGCTTGGAGCCGTTCGGCATCACCCAAGAAAGCCTGTTCGTGAACGTAGGCGAGCGGTGCAACGTGACGGGTAGCCGCGCGTTTGCCCGCCTTATCCGGACGGGGGCCTACGAGCAAGCCTTGCAAGTGGCCCGCGACCAAGTGGAAGGCGGCGCCCAAATCATCGACGTGAACATGGACGAGGGCATGCTGGACTCCGAGCAGGCCATGACCACGTTCCTGAACCTGATTGCCTCCGAGCCCGACATTTCGCGGGTGCCGGTGATGATAGATTCCTCGAAGTGGAGCGTGTTGGAAGCCGGCCTGAAGTGCGTGCAGGGCAAGAGCATTGTAAACTCTATTTCGCTGAAGGAAGGCGAGGAAGTGTTCAAGGAGCGCGCCCGCACGGTCCGCCAGTACGGCGCGGCCATGGTGGTAATGGCGTTCGATGAAAACGGCCAGGCCGACTCGTATGAGAAGCGCATCGAAATCTGTAAGCGCAGCTACGACATCCTAGTAAATGAGGTCGGCTTCCCGGCCGAGGACATCATCTTCGACCCCAACATTCTGACGGTGGGCACTGGTATGGAGGAACACCGCAACTACGCGCTGGACTTCATCGAGGCCGTTCGTTGGATCAAGCAGAACCTGCCCGGCGCCCTCACCAGCGGCGGCGTCAGCAACATCAGCTTCTCGTACCGCGGCAACGACGTCGTGCGCGAAGCCATGCACTCCGCCTTCCTCTACCACGCCATCCGGGCCGGCCTCGACATGGGCATTGTAAACCCGAGTCAGCTGGCCGTGTACGATGAAGTGCCGAAGGATCTGCTGGAGTTGTGCGAGGATGTGCTGCTCAACCGCCGCCCCGATGCCACGGAGCGCCTCGTGGACTTTGCCGAAACGGTGAAGCAGAAAGACAAAGTGGAAGTGGTAGCCGATGCCTGGCGCAGCCTGCCTGTGCAGGAACGCCTACAGCACGCCCTAGTGCGCGGCATCACCGAGTTCATCGACCAAGATACCGAAGAGGTACGCCAGCAAGTAGGCCGGCCACTCGAGGTAATTGAAGGGCCGCTGATGTCGGGTATGAACGTGGTAGGTGACCTGTTTGGCGCCGGCAAAATGTTCTTGCCACAGGTGGTGAAATCGGCGCGGGTGATGAAAAAAGCCGTGGCGTATCTGGAGCCCTACCTGCTAGCCGACAAGCAAGGCTCGGAGCGCCAAACGGCCGGTAAGATCCTGCTAGCCACCGTGAAAGGCGACGTGCACGACATCGGGAAGAACATTGTAGGCGTAGTACTGGCCTGCAACAACTTCGATATTGTGGACTTGGGCGTGATGGTGCCGTTGGAGCGGATTCTGGATGAAGCCGTGAAGCAGGAAGTGGACGTTATCGGGCTCAGCGGCCTGATTACGCCTAGCCTCGACGAAATGGTGTACGTGGCGCAGGAAATGGAGCGACGCGGCTTGAAAACGCCGCTGCTCATTGGCGGCGCCACTACGTCGCGCTTGCACGCAGCCGTGAAGATTGCGCCAAGCTATTCCGGCCCCATTGTGCACGTCAACGACGCCTCGCGGAGTGTGGGTGTGGCAGCTGGCTTGCTGGGTTCAGGCCAAGACGAATATGCCCGCACCGTGCGCGAGGAATACCGCCAGCTGCGGGAAGACTACGCCGGCCGCCAGCGCGACAAAAACTACCTCACCATTGAAGCCGCGCGTGAGAATGGCTTCAAGGCGGATTGGGAAACCACCCCAATTGTCAAGCCGACGTTCTTAGGCACGAAAGCTCTGGAAGATTATGACTTAGCCGAGCTGGCGACCTATATCGACTGGACGCCGTTCTTCCAGACGTGGGAACTGAAAGGCCGCTACCCTCGCATCCTCACCGACGAGAACGTAGGCGAGGCCGCCACGCAGCTCTTCAACGATGCCCAAGCGATGCTCAAGCGCATTATCGACGAAAAGCAGCTCACGGCCCGCGCCGTTATCGGCTTCTGGCCCGCCAACACCGTGGACTACGACACGGTGCAGGTGTTCAAAGACGACAGCCGCACCGAAGTAGCCACCGAGTTTTTCACGCTGCGCCAGCAAAGTGAAAAAGCCGCCGGTGTGCCCAACCTCGCTTTCTCCGACTTTGTGGCGCCAGTGGAAACGGGCCGTCAGGACTACATCGGGGGCTTTGCCGTAACGGCGGGCATCGGTATCGAAAAGCACCTGGAGAAATTTGAGGCCGAGCACGACGACTACTCCAGCATCATGATGAAAGCCCTGGCCGACCGGTTGGCCGAGGCTTTTGCTGAGCGCCTGCACCAGCGGGTACGGGAAGAGTTCTGGGGCTACGACCCCGCCGAAAACCTGTCCAACGAAGACCTGATTCAAGAGAAGTATAAAGGAGTGCGGCCTGCGCCCGGCTACCCCGGCTGCCCCGACCATACCGAAAAAGTTACGCTCTTCAACCTGCTTGATGCTGAGAACCAGACGGGTATTCGCCTCACCGAAAACCTGGCTATGTACCCGGCTTCCTCGGTGAGTGGCCTCTACTACGCGCATCCTGATTCCCGTTACTTCGGCCTGGGCCGGATAGGCGCCGACCAAGTGGCCGACATTGCGCAGCGCAAAAACATGCCGCTGCCGGAGCTGGAACGCTGGTTGATGCCCAACCTGAACTACGAGCCAACCGCGGTGCCCGTCACGGCGCTTTAG
- a CDS encoding energy transducer TonB — protein sequence MKHFYKVLPLLAMLGLASGAEAQRQRTNEYESGMLEKGQKVGVWDYYSHTRDGRQVLVQRYDHTANKLVFYRPIEEKPYDAEVKPGEWARTSVEQPPLFIGGEAALASYIAKLTYPQEAQNRNIQGRVLIEFAIDTLGRAYKHKVLNGIGGGCDEEALRLCQSIPPQWVPARVSGRAIPVIYQLPFTFRLQKPQ from the coding sequence ATGAAACACTTCTACAAAGTATTGCCCCTACTCGCCATGTTGGGGCTGGCTTCTGGTGCCGAGGCCCAACGTCAGCGCACCAACGAATACGAAAGCGGTATGCTGGAGAAAGGGCAGAAAGTTGGGGTATGGGACTACTACAGCCACACCCGCGACGGCCGGCAGGTGCTCGTGCAGCGCTACGACCACACCGCCAACAAGCTGGTTTTCTATCGGCCTATCGAAGAGAAGCCCTATGACGCCGAGGTGAAACCCGGCGAGTGGGCCCGTACCAGTGTGGAGCAGCCTCCGCTCTTCATTGGGGGAGAAGCCGCGCTGGCCTCTTACATAGCCAAGCTAACCTATCCGCAGGAAGCGCAGAACCGCAATATCCAGGGCCGGGTCCTGATTGAATTTGCTATCGACACCTTGGGGCGCGCCTACAAGCACAAAGTGCTGAATGGCATTGGGGGCGGCTGCGACGAGGAAGCTTTGCGCCTGTGCCAGAGTATTCCGCCTCAGTGGGTGCCCGCTCGGGTGTCGGGGCGCGCCATTCCAGTGATATACCAGTTGCCTTTCACGTTTCGGCTGCAAAAGCCGCAGTAG